From a single Lolium rigidum isolate FL_2022 chromosome 7, APGP_CSIRO_Lrig_0.1, whole genome shotgun sequence genomic region:
- the LOC124673961 gene encoding alanine aminotransferase 2-like → MRRFLTDRARRAVAASLRAATRPAPPCPAAPARALSRPSPSPASAMASYMARAMSTSAAAAPPVSLDTINPKVLEFKYAVRGEIVTHAQNLEEELHKNPESLPFDEILYCNIGNPHSLGQQPVTFFREVLSLCDHPALLDKSETHALYSSDAIERAWQILDKIPGRATGAYSHSQGIKGLRDEIAAGIAARDGFHASGDNIFLTDGASPAVHMMMQLLIRSEKDGILCPLPQYPLYSASITLHGGSFVPYYLDEETGWGLEVDELKKQLDEARSKGITVRALVVINPGNPTGQVLAEENQKKIVEFCKNEGLVLLADEVYQENIYVEDKKFHSFKKIARSMGYTDDDLPLVSFQSVSKGYHGECGKRGGYMEVTGFNADVREQIYKVASVNLCSNVSGQILSSLIMNPPKAGDESYESFMVERDGILSSLARRAKALEEAFNSLEGITCNKAEGAMYLFPRLHLPQKAIGAAQAAGAAPDAYYALRLLQATGIVVVPGSGFGQAPGTYHFRCTILPQEDKIPAIISRFKEFHEKFMDEYRDGAPASSKTESVEDKTGSAGDKTAGSGDKTVSGSDKTESGGD, encoded by the exons ATGCGGCGCTTCCTCACCGACAGGGCGCGGCGCGCGGTGGCCGCTTCCCTGCGCGCCGCCACCAGGCCAGCCCCGCCGTGTCCGGCCGCTCCGGCTCGGGCGCTGTCTCGGCCTTCCCCTTCTCCGGCTTCGGCGATGGCCTCATACATGGCGAGGGCCATGTCCACTTCGGCCGCCGCTGCGCCGCCAGTGTCACTTGACACCATCAACCCCAAG GTTCTGGAGTTCAAATATGCTGTTCGCGGAGAGATTGTAACACATGCTCAG AACTTAGAAGAAGAGTTACACAAAAATCCAGAATCGCTTCCGTTTGATGAG ATATTGTATTGCAACATTGGCAATCCTCATTCCCTTGGTCAACAACCTGTTACTTTTTTCAGAGAG gtcctctctttatgtgatcatccAGCTCTCTTGGACAAAAGTGAGACTCATGCTCTATACAG TTCAGATGCTATAGAGAGAGCATGGCAAATCCTAGATAAAATCCCAGGAAGAGCAACAGGAGCATATAGCCATAGTCAG GGTATAAAAGGTTTGCGTGATGAAATTGCTGCTGGTATTGCTGCCCGTGATGGTTTCCATGCTAGTGGAGATAACATCTTCCTCACAGATGGAGCAAGCCCAGCA GTGCACATGATGATGCAGTTACTGATAAGGTCTGAGAAGGATGGCATTCTCTGCCCTCTTCCTCAATACCCACTGTATTCTGCATCAATCACTCTTCATGGTGGTTCTTTT GTTCCTTATTATCTCGATGAAGAGACAGGATGGGGGCTGGAGGTTGACGAGCTTAAAAAACAACTAGATGAGGCTCGATCTAAGGGTATCACTGTCAGAGCGCTCGTGGTCATAAATCCGGGAAATCCAACTGGACAG GTTCTTGCTGAGGAAAACCAAAAGAAGATTGTTGAATTCTGCAAGAACGAAGGACTTGTTCTTCTTGCAGATGAG GTTTACCAAGAAAACATATATGTTGAAGATAAGAAATTCCACTCTTTCAAAAAGATTGCACGGTCCATGGGATACACAGATGATGATCTTCCTTTGGTATCGTTCCAGTCAGTTTCGAAAG GTTACCATGGAGAATGTGGAAAACGAGGAGGCTACATGGAAGTAACTGGATTTAATGCCGATGTAAGGGAACAGATTTACAAGGTGGCATCAGTGAATCTTTGTTCAAATGTCTCTGGCCAAATTCTGTCTAGCCTCATAATGAACCCACCCAAG GCGGGGGATGAATCCTACGAATCCTTTATGGTAGAGAGAGATGGTATTCTATCATCGCTGGCTCGACGTGCAAAG GCCTTGGAAGAAGCATTCAATAGTTTAGAAGGCATCACATGTAACAAAGCTGAGGGCGCAATGTATTTGTTCCCTCGCCTGCATTTGCCCCAGAAGGCAATTGGAGCTGCACAAGCAGCCGGTGCTGCCCCAGATGCATATTATGCTCTCCGCCTTCTTCAAGCCACGGGAATTGTTGTCGTTCCTGGCTCTGGGTTTGGTCAG GCTCCTGGAACATATCATTTTAGATGTACGATCTTGCCACAGGAGGACAAAATTCCTGCAATCATATCCAGGTTTAAGGAATTCCATGAGAAATTCATGGACGAATACCGTGATGGAGCACCCGCCTCTTCCAAAACTGAAAGCGTAGAAGATAAAACTGGAAGCGCCGGTGATAAGACTGCTGGAAGTGGAGATAAAACTGTAAGCGGCAGCGATAAAACTGAAAGTGGAGGAGACTAA
- the LOC124675306 gene encoding E3 ubiquitin-protein ligase EL5-like has protein sequence MAVTGTTVAAAATMLAALAAIFLSFVLCFYIFLCAKRSRGTAPPAPGSGFLAHLRYFFCGGNGLAASGDGAGAAVWYYDGGLDEASMASLPSRAVAKGEAMHCAVCITELAAGEAARVLPRCGHGFHVACVDMWLKSHSTCPLCRRPAVDAPPMPPPPVHAPEADQEAPNFPTNVLFFGSQDDVSTGNAQQQTPALAMPPPPSPSAQEPASGPRGIRRLLGCGGTSPPRHQEDNAVRDIEMGLAGGGDNSSSRQPKPPAGSC, from the coding sequence ATGGCGGTGACAgggacgacggtggcggcggcggccacgatGCTGGCAGCCCTAGCGGCGATCTTCCTCTCCTTCGTGCTCTGCTTCTACATATTCCTCTGCGCCAAGCGCTCCAGAGGAACCGCGCCGCCGGCCCCGGGCAGCGGCTTCCTCGCGCACCTCCGCTACTTCTTCTGCGGGGGCAACGGCCTCGCCGCCTCGggcgacggcgccggcgccgccgtgtgGTACTACGACGGGGGCCTCGACGAGGCGTCCATGGCGTCGCTGCCCAGCCGGGCGGTGGCCAAGGGCGAGGCGATGCACTGCGCGGTCTGCATCACGGAGCTGGCCGCCGGGGAGGCCGCGCGCGTGCTGCCGCGCTGCGGCCACGGCTTCCACGTCGCCTGCGTCGACATGTGGCTCAAGTCCCACTCCACCTGCCCGCTCTGCCGCCGCCCCGCCGTCGACGCGCCGcccatgccgccgccgcccgtgcaCGCGCCCGAGGCCGACCAGGAGGCGCCCAACTTCCCCACCAACGTCCTCTTCTTCGGCTCGCAGGACGACGTCAGCACCGGCAACGCCCAGCAGCAGACGCCCGCCCTCGCcatgcctcctcctccttctccttcggcGCAAGAACCGGCCTCCGGGCCGCGCGGAATCAGGCGGCTTCTCGGGTGTGGCGGCACATCGCCGCCCCGGCACCAAGAAGACAACGCGGTTAGGGACATAGAGATGGGGCTCGCCGGCGGTGGCGATAACAGCTCGTCGCGGCAACCCAAGCCACCAGCAGGCTCTTGTTGA
- the LOC124670023 gene encoding F-box only protein 13-like has protein sequence MAASMVTSGGGSKKRKHEQSTPELGHLHEDMLERVLARLPPASFFRLRGVCRRWRDAAGSPAFLAACASVPARDPWFLMLSERQDERRPPIAFDAAERTWARCRGAPGPGPVPVAAAGGLVLYRAADTGALTVANPLTGASRALPPPPPATLQAVAMYGSPYRVVLILGKLTDLSMSTFDPSTNTWSFPVPLSRKPDPNASPATTDAPTPRGNNNEDDDEDADADDDGTVFFLTKSGTVISSTTERSPSREHSSAVTCGPNGSNPVAYFLSGSGAVVSCDLASRLFSELPRVLPVPSEHSIDVAACGGRAYAVVLTEYLDTASLRVWEFLEGAWAQAAAMPPAMSHGFFGAKADVNCVGHGRRIMVCVSSSGEANGSFLCDVANNRWEELPRCADGGDGAAADFVASFSFEPRMEVAV, from the coding sequence ATGGCGGCGTCAATGGTTACGAGTGGCGGCGGCAGCAAGAAACGCAAGCACGAGCAGTCCACGCCCGAGCTCGGCCACCTCCACGAGGACATGCTCGAGCGGGTCCTCGCGCGCCTCCCGCCCGCCAGCTTCTTCCGCCTCCGCGGCGTCTGCCGGCGCTGGCGCGACGCCGCGGGGTCgcccgccttcctcgccgcgtgCGCCAGCGTCCCCGCCCGTGACCCCTGGTTCCTCATGCTGTCCGAGCGCCAGGACGAGCGCCGCCCACCCATCGCGTTCGACGCCGCCGAGCGGACCTGGGCGCGCTGCCGCGGCGCACCGGGGCCGGGGCCGGTACCCGTGGCTGCCGCGGGCGGGCTCGTGCTCTACCGCGCGGCCGACACGGGCGCGCTCACCGTCGCCAACCCGCTCACCGGCGCCTCCCGCGCGctcccgccgcccccgccggccaCGCTCCAGGCCGTCGCCATGTACGGCTCCCCCTACCGAGTCGTCCTCATCCTCGGCAAGCTCACGGACCTCTCCATGTCGACCTTCGACCCCTCCACCAACACCTGGTCCTTCCCGGTGCCGCTCTCCCGCAAGCCAGACCCAAACGCCTCACCCGCCACCACCGACGCACCAACCCCACGCGGCAACAacaacgaggacgacgacgaagacgccgacgccgacgacgatggcACGGTCTTCTTCCTGACCAAATCCGGCACAGTAATCTCCTCAACCACGGAACGCAGCCCATCGCGGGAGCACTCCTCGGCCGTGACGTGCGGCCCCAACGGCTCCAACCCCGTGGCCTACTTCCTGAGCGGCTCGGGCGCGGTGGTGTCCTGCGACCTGGCTTCCCGCTTATTCTCGGAGCTCCCGCGCGTCCTGCCCGTCCCCTCCGAGCACTCCATCGACGTGGCGGCCTGCGGCGGGCGCGCCTACGCGGTGGTGCTCACGGAGTACCTGGACACGGCGAGTCTGCGGGTGTGGGAGTTCCTGGAGGGCGCgtgggcgcaggcggcggccATGCCGCCCGCCATGTCGCACGGCTTCTTCGGCGCCAAGGCCGACGTCAACTGCGTCGGGCACGGGCGGCGCATCATGGTCTGCGTCAGCAGCTCCGGCGAGGCCAACGGCAGCTTCTTGTGCGACGTGGCGAACAACCGATGGGAGGAGCTGCCGCGGTGCGCGGATGGCGGGGACGGAGCGGCCGCGGACTTCGTGGCGTCATTCTCGTTCGAGCCGAGGATGGAGGTCGCCGTGTGA